The genomic DNA CTCATAACGAAAGCTGACTGTTGATGTTGCCGGGGATGGCCAGAACATCCCGATTGGCCTGCAAGGCGAGGCTGGCTGTAATCAAACTACCCGATTTCTGCCGGGCTTCGACCACCAGTAACTTCTGGCAAAGTCCGGCAATAATGCGATTGCGTTCAACAAATTGGTACCGGCGCGGTCCCACGCCTAATGGATACTCGGTAACCACTAACTGGGTGTGCGCCAGGGTGTGCTGTAGCTCACGGTTGGGCGCTGGATAAAAATGATCTAGCCCCGTGCCTAATACTGCGATGGTTCGGCCACGATGAGCCAGGGCCAACTGATGGCCTAACGTATCAACCCCGGTTGCTAGTCCGGAAACAATCACATAGCGCTGCACTACCGGAGCCGTTACCGTCCGTTTTAACGACTTAATCGCATAGACAGAACAATTTCTGGACCCGACAATCCCTAATACTGGGGTTTGTCGGAGTAGATCAAGGTTCCCCGCATAAAAAAGCACCAGGGGTGGTAGAAAAATCTCTCGTAACTGCTGGGGATAGGCGGCGTCTAAAATGGTAATCCAACCACCCGCCTGATTCCGCTGCACTTGTTTGGTTAATGCTGCCGTTAAAAAGTTTTGAACGAACGGCGTCACCTTCAACCGGTGCTCGCGCAACAAAGCAGCCAGTGTTTGTAATAAACCAGCTAAAGAATAGCGTTCAAAATGGGGTTCTTGCTGTAGCCACGTGTAGATTACACTTTCACCTTTAAGCCCAATCCCGGGACACAGTTTGATCCGCAGTAAAAATTCTCGTTTATCCATCGTATTCTCCCTTTTTTAAGAGATACGAAATTAATGGCCTAAATCACGGACGGGCGCAAAACTTTGCCGGTGAAGGGGCGTTGCTCCATACTGGCGTAAAGCTTGGAGATGTTCCTTAGTCCCATACCCATCATTATGAGCAAAGCCATATTCTGGATATTGCTGGTCATATTGAATCATTAAATCATCCCGATAGACCTTGGCCAAGATGCTGGCCGCGGCAATACTAGCCGATTTGGCATCTCCCTTAATTAACTTAGTCTGGGGGATCTCCGTCTCAATTACCATCGCATCAACTAGCAGATGGTCTGGCTGACAGGTTAAGCGTTCAACCGCCTGTTTCATCCCCAATCGACTCGCCTCATAGATGTTAATTCGGTCAATGATGGTGGGACTGACGGTCACGAGACTATATGCAACCGCGGCTTGTTTAATGAGGGGCACGAGACGCCGGCGCTCGTGATCTGATAGCTGCTTGGAATCATTCACGGTTGGCAGATTAAAGGTCGGCGGTAAAATCACCGCCCCCACCACCACCGGTCCGGCAAGCGGGCCCCGTCCCACTTCATCGACTCCAGCTACGTGTGCAATTCCCTGATGCCAGAGCGCACGTTCTTGTTGCAAGCGCCGTTCAAAAGCTTCAAAGCGCTGGCGGTCCCGTTCCAGACGCTTGGTTGTTTGTTGTAACAGGCGTTGTACCCCCTTACGCGGGTCCGTTTGGTAGGCCGTTAGTAGCGGATCAGTCAGACTAGTTACCTGCGCCAATTGAGCGGTTAGTTCTTTAATGTTCATCAGTCACAACGTCCTGGGGCTCATCTAAGGTAAACCGACCTAATTTACCCTTCCGAACATCGGTAATTATGCGGTCCGATGCTCGTTCGTAATCATCCCGCATGCCTAAATTAGCCGTAATCAGCAACAATAATTCCGGAGCGGGTAATTCTAAAGCGCTCGCTTGCAGGCGATAACGTTCCTGCAGGACCGTTGGATTGGTCGTCCGAAAAAACTGGAGTGCAAACAGGGCTACGTCATCGCTATGGTAGGCACTATCCCGAATGGCGCCCGTAAGAGCCAATTCTTCAGCCACCGTTTGGTTCTGAAACTTCGGCCATAAAATTCCTGGGGTGTCTAACAACTCCAGGTGCCCGTTTCCGGTCAACCACTGTTGCCCCTTCGTCACCCCCGGTCGATTCCCAACTGGGGCAGATCGTCTCTGAACTAATTGATTGAGAAGCGTTGATTTCCCGACGTTTGGAACGCCCACGCAAATCGCTTTGATGGTTTGTCGTTCCATGCCACGCTCACTTTGTGCCGCTAATTTAGTCGTCAGGAGGGTCCGCGCGGCGTTTTCAATTTTTTTCTGCACGCCGGTCAATTTGGCATCAACTGCCAGCGCGACCAGACCCTGCGTCCGAAAGAAACGTAACCACTGTTGAGTTAGCTTCGGGTCAGCTAAATCTGCCTTGGTTAAGATCATTAGGCGGGGTTCCCCCTGACTAATTCGACTAACTTCTGGGTTAATGGAGGTAAACGGAATCCGGGCGTCGACCAACTCAAACACCACATCAACTAGTTTAATGTTCGCTTCAAACTGGCGAATGGCCTTGGCCATGTGTCCTGGAAACCATTGAATGTTACTTTGCATGACCGACTCCTTAATCTAGGTAAGCTAAATACTGCTGCCAGGCATCATCAAAAATCGTTAAGGTTGGCAAATACCCCGCATTTTCCTCTAGGTACTTTGAAATTTCATCAAAATTATCGGTGTGCTTTGGAAAACTTTGGTCAAAGAAAGCATTATTTGCAAACTCAGCAAGCGTCGTATGACTGGCTGGATTCCGTTCTGTCATCAAATACTCATAAAAACTTTTTCGCATCTTCATCCTCTTTTCGCTGCCAAATTTCAAAGTGGTGCGGATATTCGGCCGGCGTGGCTCCAGGTCGTTCCTTAACCAACGTGAACTGGTGGTAGTCAATTGGAGGCATCTTAGTATCCCCAGCGACGTCTGCGGCAATAACTGTTCGATACAACCAAGTCACTTCAGGGAGCAATAACCGAAAAATTTGACTGCCCCCAACCACAAAAATCAGCTCATCATCATGCCTTTTTGCATATTGCAAAAAGCTGGCAGGGGTGTGAAAAACTTGTACTTCTGCCGGGAAATTAGTGGCTGGTTGGTGGGTTAACACCAGATTTTGCCGGTGTGGTAACGGTCGCCCAAAACTGGCATAGGTTTTACTTCCCGCTAAAATGGGATGGCCTGTCGTCTGCTCCTTAAAAAAGTGCATGTCATCTGGCAGATGCCACGGTAACGTTCCCTGGTTGCCAATTATTTGGTTTTGGGCCTCCGCCCAAATAAATGCTAACATGCGACTTGCCTCCTAAACGGCCACCGCCCCTTTAATCCGTGGGTGGTGCTGGTAATGTTTAATTTGAATATCATCAATGTCATAGTCAAAAATACTATTTTTAGCCGGATTCAACCACAGGGTGGGCGCTGGATATGGGGTTCGCGCTAACTGGGTCTTGACCTGTTCAATGTGGTTTTGGTAAATATGGGCGTCTCCCAAGGTATGAATAAATTCACCTGGAACTAAGCCACATTCCTTCGCAATCAAACTCGTCAGTAAGGCGTAGCTCGCGATGTTAAACGGAACTCCCAAAAAGATGTCTCCACTGCGTTGGTACAACTGACAACTCAGTTTGCCGTCGTTGACATAAAATTGAAACAGCGTGTGGCACGGTGGTAAAGCCACCTCATCAACGTCCCCCGGATTCCAAGCCGATACAATTAACCGCCGCGAGTTCGGATTGGTTTTAATTTGGTCAATCACCTTTTGGATTTGATCAACGGTTTGGCCATTGGTAGTTTGCCAACTACGCCATTGACTCCCGTAGACCAAGCCCAGGTCGCCGTACCGCGCTGCAAAGTCCGCATCTGCTAAGATTTGTTGACAAAACCACTCTTTTTGCTGCAGATACGCTGCTTTAAACTCCGGATCAGTTTGTGACCGTAAGCCAAAGTCGGTCATGTCCGGTCCCTGGTATTCCGCGGATTCAACCCAGTTTTTAAAGGCCCATTCGTCCCAGATGTGATTATTATGCTGCAGTAAATACCGAATGTTTGTATCACCGCGCAAAAACCACAACAACTCGCTTTTGATTAGCCGAAAGGGAACGCTCTTGGTGGTCAGCAAGGGAAACCCTTCCGCTAGGTTAAAGCGCATTTGATACCCAAAGGTACTTAACGTCCCGGTTCCCGTGCGATCACCCTTCGGTTGTCCGTTTTCGAGCACAAACCGCGCTAACTTCAAATATTGCTCTTCTAACATGCCATTCCTCCATGCCTAGTCTTCATCAACGTACTGACTTAGATATTCCCAGCGGGCGACCAGTTGGTCCCCCTCGGCATTCAAATCGTCTAACTGTCGTTGTAGTTCGGCCAATTTATTGTAATCAGCTGCATGCGCCTGCATTTGGTCTTGCACGGCGCTGATTGCAGCCTCATTGTCAGCTAGTTTTGGGTCCAACTGACCCCACTCCAATTTTTCCGCGTAGGTTAACTTCGTTTTTTCCGCGGGATGCTTCGACGCATTCGGGGATTTTTCTGCCGTTGGCTCAGCTGGATTAGAAGTGCCCTTGGCTTCCTGTTGTTTTGCTAAGTAGCTACTTAAAGACCCCGTGTACCGGTCAATCTGGGCGTTGCCTTTAAACATCAACAATTGATCGGCAACCTTATCCAAAAAGTACCGATCGTGAGACACTGTAATCGTTGTGCCGTTGAAGTTTTCAATGTAATTTTCTAAAACGGTGAGCGTCCCAATGTCCAAGTTGTTCGTGGGTTCATCTAGTAACAGGACGTTTGGTTGTTCCATTAGGAGTTTTAAGAGGTAGAGGCGGCGTTTTTCGCCCCCCGAAAGCTTCCGAATCAAGGTACCGTGAGTAGCTTTGGGAAATAGAAACTGTTCTAGCAAGTTAGTGACACTGATTTGATTGCCGTCCTTATCAATCACTTTTTGCCCTACATTCGTGAGGTAATTGATCACTCGCTGATCATCCGGAATTGGTTCCATTTGCTGGGTATAGTAGCCTAATTTTACCGTCGCTCCCAGTTCAATCATACCGGAATCAAGCGGTAACGTCTTCGCAATCGCATTCAAAAAACTGGATTTTCCAGTCCCGTTTTCCCCGCTGATTCCGAGTCGTTGACCGTTTTGGACAATCAAATTAAAGTCCCGTAAAATCGGATGATCAGCGACGGTGAGATTAACGTCCTTCATTTCAATCACTTTTTTCCCCAGACGCTGTTGGCCCATGCTAATGTTAACGTCGCTTTCCACTGGTGTTCCCTGGTCAACTTCCTGCTTCAGGGCTTGAAAGCGTTCAATCCGTGCGTTTTGCTTGGTCGAGCGAGCTTTGGCACCCGCTTTCATCCACTGCAATTCCTGCTTGTACAGTTGTTGCTGTTTATGCCCTGCTGCTAATTCTTGATCAACCCGTTCGGCTTTCTGCGCCACGTAAGTTTGGTAATTACCGTCGTACTTGTGTAATTTCCCCAACGAAAGTTCCCAAATGTGGTTAGTTACCTGATCTAAGAAGTACCGATCATGAGTAACCACGATTAAAGAACCGTGATACCGGCTCAAATACTGCTCTAGCCAGGCAATCGATTCAAAATCCAAATGATTCGTTGGTTCATCTAATAACAACAAGTTCGGCGATTGAATTAAAACTTGGGCTAGGCCCACGCGCTTCTGCATTCCTCCGGACATCGTCTGAATCGTTTGGTGTAAATCAGTGATTTTAAGTTGGGTTAAAATCGTCTTGACCTGGCTCTCTGCCGTCCACGCATCCAGTTCATTCATCTTTGCTTCCGCGGCAAGGTAAGCCCGTTCGGCATCGGCAGATTCGGGATGGGCGGAATAAGCCGCCAGGGTGTCTTCATAGCGCCGAATCACCCGGAAAATCGGTTGATTGCCGGAAAAAACCGCTTCTAACACCGTTTTATCACCCGGCAAGTCCGGCTGCTGTTTTAAATACCCAATTGTATAGGTTTTGGAAGTAACAATCTCGCCCGTTACGTCATGATCAACCTGCGCAATCGCATTTAAGAGTGAGGATTTCCCACTCCCATTAGTTCCAATTAACCCAATTCGATCATGCTCATTGATGATAAAATTCAAGTCCTGAAAGAGGGTTTTCTCTCCGTACGTTTTGGTTAAATGTTCGGCTCGTAACGTTTCTACCATGCTTTTTTTGCCTCACTTTGTTGGTTAGCAGCCGCCAACAACTGCTTTGTCTCGTTTGCAATCGTCCCAGCCACCACTTGATGTTCTAACGAATTTAACAGGTGCCCTAACGCCGGACCGGGCTTAATTCCGGATTGAATTAACTGGTTTCCATTAATGGCCAGGTCGTGCTTACTGTGAATGGGAAGTTCTTGATAACGCTGTTGTAATGCGGTGGTTTGATCCGGATGACCGAGTGCAACGGCTACTTGCGCCGCATCCGTTAACCTAACAGCGCCTGTTTGGTACAACTGCCAGTTGGTTAAGTGCTGCTCTAAGAGCGCGTGAACGGCAGCGGTCACCTTCGTCACCGCCAGCGTCAGTTGCTTGGAACTCTTCCAGGCGTGTAAGGCACTTTGAATTTGGGGGGCTTCCCATCCCAAGTTAACCGCTAGC from Fructilactobacillus ixorae includes the following:
- the dprA gene encoding DNA-processing protein DprA, whose translation is MDKREFLLRIKLCPGIGLKGESVIYTWLQQEPHFERYSLAGLLQTLAALLREHRLKVTPFVQNFLTAALTKQVQRNQAGGWITILDAAYPQQLREIFLPPLVLFYAGNLDLLRQTPVLGIVGSRNCSVYAIKSLKRTVTAPVVQRYVIVSGLATGVDTLGHQLALAHRGRTIAVLGTGLDHFYPAPNRELQHTLAHTQLVVTEYPLGVGPRRYQFVERNRIIAGLCQKLLVVEARQKSGSLITASLALQANRDVLAIPGNINSQLSL
- a CDS encoding ribonuclease HII, whose protein sequence is MNIKELTAQLAQVTSLTDPLLTAYQTDPRKGVQRLLQQTTKRLERDRQRFEAFERRLQQERALWHQGIAHVAGVDEVGRGPLAGPVVVGAVILPPTFNLPTVNDSKQLSDHERRRLVPLIKQAAVAYSLVTVSPTIIDRINIYEASRLGMKQAVERLTCQPDHLLVDAMVIETEIPQTKLIKGDAKSASIAAASILAKVYRDDLMIQYDQQYPEYGFAHNDGYGTKEHLQALRQYGATPLHRQSFAPVRDLGH
- the ylqF gene encoding ribosome biogenesis GTPase YlqF; the protein is MQSNIQWFPGHMAKAIRQFEANIKLVDVVFELVDARIPFTSINPEVSRISQGEPRLMILTKADLADPKLTQQWLRFFRTQGLVALAVDAKLTGVQKKIENAARTLLTTKLAAQSERGMERQTIKAICVGVPNVGKSTLLNQLVQRRSAPVGNRPGVTKGQQWLTGNGHLELLDTPGILWPKFQNQTVAEELALTGAIRDSAYHSDDVALFALQFFRTTNPTVLQERYRLQASALELPAPELLLLITANLGMRDDYERASDRIITDVRKGKLGRFTLDEPQDVVTDEH
- a CDS encoding YozE family protein — its product is MRKSFYEYLMTERNPASHTTLAEFANNAFFDQSFPKHTDNFDEISKYLEENAGYLPTLTIFDDAWQQYLAYLD
- a CDS encoding dihydrofolate reductase, with translation MLAFIWAEAQNQIIGNQGTLPWHLPDDMHFFKEQTTGHPILAGSKTYASFGRPLPHRQNLVLTHQPATNFPAEVQVFHTPASFLQYAKRHDDELIFVVGGSQIFRLLLPEVTWLYRTVIAADVAGDTKMPPIDYHQFTLVKERPGATPAEYPHHFEIWQRKEDEDAKKFL
- a CDS encoding thymidylate synthase, which produces MLEEQYLKLARFVLENGQPKGDRTGTGTLSTFGYQMRFNLAEGFPLLTTKSVPFRLIKSELLWFLRGDTNIRYLLQHNNHIWDEWAFKNWVESAEYQGPDMTDFGLRSQTDPEFKAAYLQQKEWFCQQILADADFAARYGDLGLVYGSQWRSWQTTNGQTVDQIQKVIDQIKTNPNSRRLIVSAWNPGDVDEVALPPCHTLFQFYVNDGKLSCQLYQRSGDIFLGVPFNIASYALLTSLIAKECGLVPGEFIHTLGDAHIYQNHIEQVKTQLARTPYPAPTLWLNPAKNSIFDYDIDDIQIKHYQHHPRIKGAVAV
- a CDS encoding ABC-F family ATP-binding cassette domain-containing protein: MVETLRAEHLTKTYGEKTLFQDLNFIINEHDRIGLIGTNGSGKSSLLNAIAQVDHDVTGEIVTSKTYTIGYLKQQPDLPGDKTVLEAVFSGNQPIFRVIRRYEDTLAAYSAHPESADAERAYLAAEAKMNELDAWTAESQVKTILTQLKITDLHQTIQTMSGGMQKRVGLAQVLIQSPNLLLLDEPTNHLDFESIAWLEQYLSRYHGSLIVVTHDRYFLDQVTNHIWELSLGKLHKYDGNYQTYVAQKAERVDQELAAGHKQQQLYKQELQWMKAGAKARSTKQNARIERFQALKQEVDQGTPVESDVNISMGQQRLGKKVIEMKDVNLTVADHPILRDFNLIVQNGQRLGISGENGTGKSSFLNAIAKTLPLDSGMIELGATVKLGYYTQQMEPIPDDQRVINYLTNVGQKVIDKDGNQISVTNLLEQFLFPKATHGTLIRKLSGGEKRRLYLLKLLMEQPNVLLLDEPTNNLDIGTLTVLENYIENFNGTTITVSHDRYFLDKVADQLLMFKGNAQIDRYTGSLSSYLAKQQEAKGTSNPAEPTAEKSPNASKHPAEKTKLTYAEKLEWGQLDPKLADNEAAISAVQDQMQAHAADYNKLAELQRQLDDLNAEGDQLVARWEYLSQYVDED